In Leptospira stimsonii, the following proteins share a genomic window:
- a CDS encoding AAA family ATPase, which translates to MNPLIDTYLLSPSLEEAILMAEITSRPLLLKGEPGTGKSLLAEYLAKQRKLPIHTWHIKSITQAKEGLYFYDAVSRLNDSRFAEDSEKVKKIENYIRLGSLGEAFDSDQKSIVLIDEIDKADIEFPNDLLLELDRMEFFIPEIQKRIQAKHRPLTIITSNNEKELPAAFLRRCIFHYIEFPDPEFMKKIILSHYPGVGHTLLIKALEMFYLIRRMDDLKKKPGTSELLDWIQILVHQGAALKDEVRIPFLGALIKNEEDLKLFRN; encoded by the coding sequence ATGAATCCATTGATAGACACTTACTTGCTTTCTCCTTCTCTGGAAGAAGCGATCCTAATGGCGGAAATCACTTCTCGTCCTTTGCTCCTAAAGGGAGAACCGGGAACCGGGAAATCACTTCTCGCAGAGTATTTAGCAAAACAGAGAAAATTACCGATCCATACCTGGCATATCAAATCGATCACACAAGCAAAAGAAGGTTTGTATTTTTATGACGCCGTTTCCCGTCTGAACGATTCCCGTTTTGCGGAAGATTCGGAGAAGGTAAAAAAAATCGAAAACTACATTCGATTGGGTTCTTTAGGAGAAGCCTTTGACTCGGATCAAAAGTCGATCGTTTTGATCGACGAAATCGACAAAGCAGACATCGAATTTCCGAACGATCTTCTTTTGGAATTAGATCGAATGGAATTTTTTATTCCCGAGATTCAAAAACGAATCCAGGCAAAGCACAGACCGCTTACGATCATCACCTCGAATAACGAAAAAGAATTGCCTGCCGCATTTCTAAGAAGATGCATCTTTCATTATATAGAATTTCCCGATCCGGAATTTATGAAAAAAATCATCCTTTCGCATTACCCGGGAGTGGGACATACGTTATTGATCAAAGCCCTCGAGATGTTTTATTTGATTAGAAGGATGGATGACCTTAAAAAGAAACCTGGGACGAGTGAGTTGCTGGATTGGATTCAAATTTTGGTTCATCAAGGTGCGGCCTTGAAGGATGAGGTACGAATTCCATTCTTAGGCGCGCTGATTAAAAACGAAGAGGATCTGAAGTTATTTAGGAATTAA